From one Plantibacter flavus genomic stretch:
- a CDS encoding proline dehydrogenase family protein, whose product MNDETLSRAADTLRAWALDEDLKARVLAHPEAAAVAKRAALRYIAGEDAASALRLLEANADRGHRWSIELVGESVRDARVADEQTAEFVDLARRIRESDQTATISLDLSHIGSVVSPELGLRNGLALAQAARDADTSLMISAEGSDRTDLVLSIYEQIADAFPETGVTLQARLHRTPADLDRVLDRPGPIRVVKGAFLESTEVAHPRDSAPMTVAYISMVTRLVGSGHRVNVATHDANLVAALEGALGDDLRQPHVEFEMLQGLGTELLDDLRRRGFTTREYLVYGPEWWLYVLNRIAEHPERVIEAIADIGPIALLA is encoded by the coding sequence ATGAACGACGAGACGCTGTCGCGCGCCGCCGACACCCTGCGGGCCTGGGCTCTCGACGAGGACCTCAAAGCGCGAGTCCTCGCCCACCCTGAGGCTGCCGCCGTCGCCAAGCGGGCGGCCCTGCGATACATCGCCGGCGAGGACGCGGCTTCCGCATTGCGGCTCCTCGAAGCGAACGCCGATCGTGGGCACCGCTGGAGCATCGAGCTCGTCGGCGAGTCCGTCCGCGACGCACGTGTCGCCGACGAGCAGACCGCCGAGTTCGTCGACCTCGCCCGCCGGATCAGGGAGTCCGACCAGACCGCGACGATCTCGCTCGACCTCTCCCACATCGGTTCAGTCGTCTCCCCCGAGCTCGGCCTGCGCAACGGCCTGGCGCTCGCGCAGGCGGCACGGGATGCCGACACCTCGCTCATGATCTCCGCCGAGGGTTCCGACCGCACGGACCTCGTGTTGTCGATCTACGAGCAGATCGCCGACGCCTTCCCGGAGACCGGCGTCACCCTCCAGGCGAGACTGCACCGCACCCCCGCGGACCTCGACCGCGTGCTGGATCGGCCCGGGCCGATCCGCGTCGTCAAGGGCGCCTTCCTCGAATCGACCGAGGTGGCCCACCCCCGCGACTCCGCACCGATGACCGTCGCCTACATCAGCATGGTCACGCGACTCGTGGGGTCGGGTCACCGTGTCAACGTCGCCACCCATGACGCGAACCTCGTCGCCGCACTCGAGGGTGCGCTGGGCGACGATCTCCGTCAGCCGCACGTGGAGTTCGAGATGCTCCAGGGACTCGGCACCGAACTCCTCGACGACCTCCGCCGCCGCGGGTTCACGACGCGCGAGTACCTCGTCTACGGACCCGAGTGGTGGCTCTACGTCCTCAAC
- a CDS encoding YdeI/OmpD-associated family protein, with protein sequence MASFEEKPILDLTLDEWEAYLAGAPSDAGVRLKLRKKTSKASGITWSEALDVALCHGWIDGQSKRFDDDYTLQAFTPRRKNSPWSQINREHVARLIEEGRMRPGGLAEIERAKADGRWDVAYRQKDAVAPDDLQAALDANPEAAAYFATLGRTDRFRVFFRLSNIKTPAIRAARIADVVEKAARGEQHYR encoded by the coding sequence GTGGCGAGCTTCGAGGAGAAACCGATCCTGGACCTCACGCTCGATGAGTGGGAGGCCTATCTCGCTGGTGCGCCGAGCGACGCGGGTGTTCGGTTGAAGCTGCGGAAGAAGACGTCGAAGGCATCGGGGATCACCTGGTCGGAGGCGCTGGACGTCGCCCTCTGCCACGGGTGGATCGACGGGCAGAGCAAACGGTTCGACGACGACTACACGCTGCAGGCGTTCACCCCGCGGCGGAAGAACAGCCCGTGGTCGCAGATCAACCGGGAGCACGTCGCCCGCCTCATCGAGGAGGGGCGGATGCGTCCCGGTGGGCTCGCGGAGATCGAACGAGCCAAGGCCGACGGGCGGTGGGACGTGGCGTACCGGCAGAAGGACGCCGTCGCACCGGACGATCTCCAGGCGGCGCTTGATGCGAACCCCGAGGCGGCGGCGTACTTCGCGACGCTCGGCCGCACCGACCGATTCCGCGTCTTCTTCCGCCTGAGCAACATCAAGACGCCCGCGATCAGGGCCGCGCGCATCGCCGACGTGGTCGAGAAGGCCGCCCGGGGCGAGCAGCACTACCGCTGA
- a CDS encoding maleylpyruvate isomerase family mycothiol-dependent enzyme has product MRVSPGTVWPVVHEERRRLVADLSVLDDEQWGTPSLCTGWDVHDVVAHLVDSAKTTRLGFVRRLVAARFDFDLDNARGVERERRNDPQETLRALADATELTCTPPANLATRLVEAIVHGEDVRRPLGIRAGYPTAAVMVALEYQLRTGVSMGGGKERAQGVRLVAEDAGTSWGEGDEVQGSALDLLLAVSGRPTGLALRGR; this is encoded by the coding sequence ATGCGGGTTTCACCAGGAACCGTCTGGCCGGTCGTCCACGAGGAGCGTCGGCGGCTGGTCGCGGATCTGTCGGTGCTGGACGACGAGCAGTGGGGGACGCCGTCGCTGTGCACGGGATGGGATGTGCATGATGTCGTGGCCCATCTCGTCGACTCGGCGAAGACGACGCGGCTGGGATTCGTCCGACGACTCGTCGCCGCGCGATTCGACTTCGACCTCGACAACGCACGCGGGGTCGAGCGGGAGCGGAGGAACGATCCACAGGAGACGCTCCGGGCTCTGGCAGACGCCACCGAGCTGACATGCACCCCGCCGGCGAACCTCGCGACCAGGCTCGTCGAGGCCATCGTGCACGGCGAGGACGTCCGTCGGCCGCTCGGCATCCGCGCGGGGTATCCGACAGCGGCGGTCATGGTGGCGTTGGAGTACCAGCTCCGGACCGGTGTCTCGATGGGCGGCGGCAAGGAACGCGCCCAGGGCGTCCGGCTCGTCGCCGAGGACGCCGGCACGAGCTGGGGTGAAGGCGACGAGGTCCAGGGATCGGCGCTCGACCTGCTGCTCGCGGTGTCAGGTAGGCCGACCGGGCTGGCCCTGCGTGGGCGGTGA
- a CDS encoding HNH endonuclease signature motif containing protein: MTETSSAAIRVGDEYAAQLAEFSDEWAELHRQQAVLDARKARLLARSAAYADAFADSVVPAVLPPAERQALSRRSTCAALAMATRTPEQTVQRATNDAERLVNDAPSVLASLEAGRISARHAQTIIDQLSDVPVAGRAAFLAEVLPVAEESTNANLRRRARVLRERLHPESITARAVRSEADRRVEFEAAADGMAWVHLFTTAPIAQGIAERIEAAAAESRQAGDTRTCAQLQADALAALALTGVTPEDVASSPVLPHPIEVQEHIKPTVQITVPALSMAGASDAPAMLDGYGPIDPETAARIAVNAPSFTRILVQPETGAVLSVGRHQYRVPADLQRAVRLRDGTCRAPGCGRRARACDLDHSVAWEDGGTTDVANLACLCRHHHRMKHFPGWNLDHQPGGVLEWTTPDGKQYRTEPDPAPF; this comes from the coding sequence ATGACCGAGACCTCCTCCGCCGCGATCCGCGTCGGCGACGAGTACGCCGCGCAGCTCGCGGAGTTCTCGGACGAGTGGGCGGAGCTCCATCGGCAACAAGCCGTCCTGGACGCACGCAAAGCGCGCCTCCTGGCCCGCTCCGCCGCCTACGCGGACGCCTTCGCCGACTCGGTCGTTCCGGCCGTGCTCCCGCCGGCCGAGCGCCAGGCGCTCTCGCGTCGCTCGACGTGTGCGGCCCTCGCGATGGCGACGCGCACGCCCGAGCAGACGGTCCAGCGGGCGACGAATGACGCCGAACGTCTCGTGAACGACGCCCCATCAGTCCTGGCGTCGCTCGAGGCCGGCCGTATCTCGGCGCGGCACGCGCAGACGATCATCGACCAACTCAGTGACGTCCCGGTCGCAGGGCGGGCGGCGTTTCTCGCAGAAGTCTTACCGGTCGCGGAGGAGTCCACCAACGCGAACCTTCGCAGGCGCGCCCGCGTCCTGCGCGAACGACTCCACCCCGAGTCCATCACCGCCCGAGCGGTCCGCTCTGAGGCCGACCGCCGCGTCGAGTTCGAAGCGGCCGCCGACGGCATGGCGTGGGTGCACCTGTTCACGACGGCGCCCATTGCGCAGGGCATCGCCGAGCGCATCGAAGCCGCCGCGGCCGAATCTCGCCAGGCCGGCGACACCCGCACCTGCGCACAATTGCAGGCCGACGCCCTCGCGGCCCTCGCCCTCACCGGCGTGACCCCGGAAGACGTTGCGTCCAGCCCGGTGCTCCCGCACCCGATCGAGGTCCAGGAGCACATCAAGCCGACCGTGCAGATCACGGTCCCGGCACTGAGCATGGCCGGTGCCTCTGACGCCCCGGCGATGCTCGACGGGTACGGCCCCATCGACCCGGAGACCGCAGCACGCATCGCGGTGAACGCGCCCAGCTTCACCCGGATCCTCGTCCAGCCGGAAACGGGTGCGGTTCTGTCCGTCGGGCGGCATCAATACCGCGTTCCGGCCGACCTCCAACGGGCAGTGCGCCTGCGGGACGGCACCTGTAGGGCACCGGGCTGCGGCAGACGCGCCAGAGCCTGCGACCTCGACCACTCGGTCGCGTGGGAAGACGGAGGCACGACAGATGTCGCGAATCTCGCCTGCCTGTGTCGACATCATCACCGGATGAAACACTTCCCCGGATGGAACCTCGACCATCAGCCGGGCGGGGTGCTCGAGTGGACGACACCCGACGGCAAGCAGTATCGGACGGAACCCGATCCCGCCCCATTCTGA
- a CDS encoding TetR/AcrR family transcriptional regulator, with protein sequence MSTVKRQNTVKRPAQPRPATVARRAEVVRSALDVFGAKGYANGTLIDIAELVDMTPAGILHHFGSKDQLLLEVLSYRDATDVQDLDDQHIPGGIDLFKHLIRTAAANAQRAGIVQAFVVLSAESVTEDHPARHYFDDRYRTLRREIAEAFEVVCAERGVDAPETIHRAAASILAVMDGLQVQWLIDPADVDLAETSEYAIRVIVESVLGPGALDD encoded by the coding sequence ATGAGCACGGTGAAACGACAGAACACGGTGAAACGACCGGCCCAGCCACGCCCGGCGACCGTGGCGAGGCGAGCCGAGGTCGTCCGCTCCGCGTTGGACGTCTTCGGCGCCAAGGGGTACGCGAACGGCACGCTCATCGACATCGCCGAGCTCGTCGACATGACGCCGGCGGGCATCCTGCACCACTTCGGGTCGAAGGACCAGCTCCTCCTCGAGGTGCTCAGCTACCGCGACGCGACGGACGTGCAGGACCTCGACGACCAGCACATCCCGGGCGGCATCGACCTGTTCAAGCACCTGATCCGCACTGCCGCCGCGAACGCGCAGCGCGCCGGGATCGTGCAGGCGTTCGTCGTCCTGTCGGCGGAGTCGGTGACCGAGGACCACCCGGCCAGGCACTACTTCGACGACCGCTACCGGACGCTGCGTCGGGAGATCGCGGAGGCGTTCGAGGTGGTGTGCGCCGAGCGGGGCGTCGATGCGCCCGAGACGATCCACCGTGCGGCGGCGTCCATCCTCGCGGTCATGGACGGCCTGCAGGTGCAGTGGCTCATCGACCCGGCGGACGTCGATCTCGCCGAGACGAGCGAGTACGCGATCCGGGTCATCGTCGAGTCCGTACTCGGTCCCGGCGCGCTGGACGACTGA
- a CDS encoding ABC transporter substrate-binding protein: MKLRTPLLAAFAATALLLTGCTGGGGSSDGPESGAALTIAKPDGSIATESNNPYVGDSSAMKLGYINAILEPLAIVNLVDPSAEVKPWLASEITWSDDYTSVALTAREGVTWNDGEAFSADDIAFTFQQFIDHPELDNSALGLTTVATEGDTVTLSFTNPMFVKQDKVLLKQIVPKHVWESVDDPATFENPEPVGTGPYTLTSFSTESVELSARDDYWGEQPAVPTLYYVSYNDNTALTTALANGDADWAQAFIPNVQSAYLDKDKEHNVYWAAAALAVDAMFVNTQTKPFNDPAFRQAVNLVIDREQHQQIAREGGVPELSSVTGLPTPAGDAFIASEFEGEDYTVDAKAAKQVLTDAGYTWEDDVLTDPSGEAVTFTLSVPQGWNDYVTGISLIADSVKTLGVTATVDTPDQDTWWAAKSDGDFQAILHWTDTGATPYDLYSDIMDGRWLVAEGQAADFNFGRYDSPEATAALAAYANATDDATRAAALETVQKLFVSDVPAMPIGTRPFIGSYNTRNYTGWPSEDDPYAPADPTQPTAVYILTQLKAAK, from the coding sequence ATGAAGCTGAGAACCCCACTGCTGGCCGCGTTCGCGGCCACAGCCCTGCTGCTCACCGGATGCACCGGTGGCGGCGGGTCGAGCGACGGCCCCGAGAGCGGCGCCGCCCTGACGATCGCGAAGCCGGACGGCTCGATCGCCACCGAGTCCAACAACCCCTACGTCGGCGATTCGTCCGCCATGAAGCTCGGCTACATCAACGCGATCCTGGAGCCGCTCGCGATCGTCAACCTCGTCGACCCGAGTGCCGAGGTGAAGCCCTGGCTCGCATCCGAGATCACCTGGTCCGACGACTACACCTCCGTCGCGCTGACCGCCCGCGAGGGCGTCACCTGGAACGACGGCGAGGCGTTCAGCGCCGACGACATCGCGTTCACCTTCCAGCAGTTCATCGACCACCCCGAACTCGACAACTCGGCCCTCGGCCTCACCACGGTCGCGACCGAGGGCGACACCGTCACCCTCTCGTTCACGAACCCCATGTTCGTGAAGCAGGACAAGGTGCTCCTCAAGCAGATCGTCCCGAAGCACGTGTGGGAGTCCGTCGACGACCCCGCCACCTTCGAGAACCCGGAGCCCGTCGGCACCGGCCCGTACACGCTCACGAGCTTCAGCACCGAGAGCGTCGAACTCTCCGCCCGCGACGACTACTGGGGTGAGCAGCCGGCCGTGCCGACGCTCTACTACGTGTCGTACAACGACAACACGGCCCTCACCACCGCGCTCGCGAACGGCGACGCCGACTGGGCGCAGGCCTTCATCCCGAACGTGCAGTCCGCGTACCTCGACAAGGACAAGGAGCACAACGTCTACTGGGCGGCCGCCGCTCTCGCCGTCGACGCGATGTTCGTGAACACGCAGACGAAGCCGTTCAACGACCCCGCGTTCCGCCAGGCGGTGAACCTCGTCATCGACCGCGAGCAGCACCAGCAGATCGCCCGTGAAGGCGGCGTCCCCGAGCTCAGCTCGGTGACCGGCCTCCCGACCCCGGCGGGTGACGCGTTCATCGCCTCCGAGTTCGAGGGCGAGGACTACACCGTCGACGCGAAGGCCGCGAAGCAGGTCCTGACCGACGCCGGCTACACCTGGGAGGACGACGTCCTCACCGACCCGTCCGGCGAGGCCGTCACCTTCACGCTGTCGGTGCCGCAGGGCTGGAACGACTACGTGACCGGCATCAGCCTCATCGCCGACTCGGTCAAGACGCTGGGCGTCACCGCCACGGTCGACACCCCCGACCAGGACACCTGGTGGGCGGCGAAGTCGGACGGCGACTTCCAGGCCATCCTGCACTGGACCGACACCGGCGCGACGCCGTACGACCTGTACTCCGACATCATGGACGGCCGCTGGCTCGTCGCCGAGGGCCAGGCGGCCGACTTCAACTTCGGTCGGTACGACAGCCCGGAGGCCACCGCGGCGCTCGCGGCCTACGCCAACGCCACGGACGACGCGACGCGCGCAGCCGCCCTCGAGACCGTGCAGAAGCTCTTCGTCTCCGACGTCCCGGCCATGCCGATCGGCACGCGCCCGTTCATCGGCTCGTACAACACGCGGAACTACACCGGATGGCCGAGCGAGGACGACCCGTACGCGCCCGCCGACCCGACGCAGCCGACCGCGGTCTACATCCTCACGCAGCTCAAGGCCGCGAAGTAG
- a CDS encoding ABC transporter ATP-binding protein, which yields MTNDDLLTVSSFSVTYDVEPPVEAVRDVSLTLRRGEILGLAGESGCGKTTLAYGLQRLLKPPAVITGGTAVFHDESGEDIDLGLLGEEEMRAFRWDKASMVFQGAMNALNPVTSIGRQLDDVFTTHRRGMSRAERREEAGKLLDIVGVGRDRLKSYPHELSGGMRQRVMIAMALALKPQLMIMDEPTTALDVLVQREILQQISELRTEFGFSVIFITHDLPLLLEISDRIAVMRAGRLVEIDTAERIYRQAKDPYTRKLLASFPSLTGERGDFVRGTSAATSATQAGATA from the coding sequence GTGACCAACGACGACCTGCTGACGGTGTCCTCCTTCAGCGTCACCTACGACGTGGAACCACCCGTCGAAGCCGTGCGCGACGTCTCGCTCACCCTCCGCCGCGGCGAGATCCTCGGCCTCGCCGGCGAGTCCGGCTGCGGCAAGACCACCCTCGCCTACGGCCTGCAACGGCTCCTCAAACCACCGGCGGTCATCACCGGCGGCACCGCCGTCTTCCACGACGAGTCCGGCGAGGACATCGACCTCGGCCTGCTCGGCGAGGAGGAGATGCGCGCGTTCCGCTGGGACAAGGCCTCCATGGTGTTCCAGGGCGCGATGAACGCCCTCAACCCGGTCACCTCGATCGGTCGGCAGCTCGACGACGTCTTCACCACGCACCGCCGGGGCATGTCGCGAGCCGAACGCCGCGAGGAGGCGGGCAAGCTGCTCGACATCGTCGGGGTCGGCCGCGACCGCCTGAAGTCCTACCCGCACGAGCTCTCCGGCGGCATGCGCCAGCGCGTCATGATCGCGATGGCGCTCGCCCTGAAGCCGCAGCTGATGATCATGGACGAACCGACCACCGCCCTCGACGTGCTCGTGCAGCGCGAGATCCTCCAGCAGATCTCCGAGCTCCGCACCGAGTTCGGGTTCTCGGTCATCTTCATCACCCACGACCTCCCGCTGCTCCTCGAGATCTCCGACCGCATCGCCGTCATGCGCGCCGGTCGGCTCGTCGAGATCGACACGGCGGAACGCATCTACCGACAGGCGAAGGACCCGTACACGCGGAAGCTGCTCGCGTCCTTCCCGAGCCTCACCGGCGAGCGCGGCGACTTCGTCCGCGGGACCAGCGCCGCCACGTCGGCCACCCAGGCAGGAGCGACCGCATGA
- a CDS encoding ABC transporter ATP-binding protein: protein MTTLEFSHVSKRYRVRGSGHMLALDDVSFTLRSGQTLALVGQSGSGKSTIAKILTQLERATSGDILLDGKAIPRRGRALRRYRQQVRMVFQDPFASLNPSHTIRHHLERPLRLDHVVPESEVEDEVHRLLERVQLDPAGTIDRRPHELSGGQRQRVAIARALASRPSLLIADEPVSMLDVSIRLGVLNLLAELQRESRLGVLYITHDLATARHFSDEIMVLHHGEVVERGPADDVILRPQHPYTLALRNASPDPDRHFAGDALSESAGSRP, encoded by the coding sequence ATGACCACCCTCGAGTTCTCCCACGTGTCGAAGCGCTACCGGGTCCGTGGCTCCGGCCACATGCTCGCGCTCGACGACGTCAGCTTCACCCTGCGGTCCGGCCAGACGCTTGCCCTCGTCGGACAGTCCGGCAGCGGCAAGTCGACCATCGCGAAGATCCTCACCCAGCTGGAACGGGCGACGAGCGGCGACATCCTGCTCGACGGGAAGGCGATCCCGCGTCGTGGTCGTGCACTTCGCCGCTACCGCCAGCAGGTCCGCATGGTCTTCCAGGATCCGTTCGCCTCGCTGAACCCGTCGCACACGATCCGCCACCACCTGGAGCGGCCGTTGCGCCTCGACCACGTCGTCCCCGAGTCCGAGGTCGAGGACGAGGTGCACCGCCTCCTCGAGCGCGTGCAGCTCGACCCCGCCGGCACCATCGACCGTCGGCCTCACGAACTGTCCGGCGGTCAGCGCCAGCGGGTCGCCATCGCCCGTGCGCTCGCGTCGCGTCCGTCCCTCCTCATCGCCGACGAGCCCGTCTCGATGCTCGACGTCTCCATCCGGCTGGGCGTCCTCAACCTCCTGGCCGAGCTGCAGCGCGAGTCGCGACTCGGCGTGCTCTACATCACGCACGACCTCGCGACCGCGCGACACTTCAGCGACGAGATCATGGTCCTGCACCACGGCGAGGTGGTCGAGCGAGGCCCGGCCGACGACGTGATCCTCCGCCCGCAGCACCCCTACACGCTCGCCCTCCGCAACGCGTCGCCCGACCCCGACCGCCACTTCGCGGGCGACGCGCTCTCCGAATCGGCAGGGAGCCGACCATGA
- a CDS encoding ABC transporter permease encodes MTFFLRRAAFYAFTAWAAITINFFLPRMLKGDPVSAYIAKNQGRISPEAADSLRTLFGLDADKSMLEQYLDYWRLLFSGDLGRSFSKGLAPVTDVIAAALPWTVGLVGIATILSFVLGTSIGALIGWRRGSKADFIVPLSTFFSTVPYFWMGLIAIAVFSTLLGWFPASHAYGKGSRPELSLDFIGQVIAHGFLPAATIVLASLGGWILGMRNMMVTVLDEDYVTVAQAKGLPTRRVLVDYAARNAMLPQLSSFALSLGFIVGGTIVMEMVFSYPGVGKLLLDATTAKDYPLMQGLFLVITLTVLVANILADVAYAVLDPRTRQMES; translated from the coding sequence ATGACCTTCTTCCTCCGTCGCGCCGCCTTCTACGCGTTCACCGCGTGGGCTGCGATCACGATCAACTTCTTCCTGCCACGCATGCTCAAGGGCGACCCCGTCTCGGCGTACATCGCGAAGAACCAGGGCCGCATCAGCCCCGAGGCCGCGGACTCGCTGCGCACCCTGTTCGGACTCGACGCCGACAAGTCGATGCTCGAGCAGTACCTGGACTACTGGCGGTTGCTGTTCTCGGGCGACCTCGGACGGTCCTTCTCGAAGGGCCTCGCACCCGTCACCGACGTGATCGCCGCCGCCCTGCCGTGGACCGTGGGCCTCGTCGGGATCGCGACGATCCTGTCGTTCGTCCTCGGCACCTCCATCGGCGCCCTCATCGGCTGGCGACGCGGCAGTAAGGCGGACTTCATCGTCCCGCTGTCCACCTTCTTCTCGACCGTGCCGTACTTCTGGATGGGCCTCATCGCGATCGCCGTGTTCTCCACCCTCCTCGGCTGGTTCCCCGCCTCCCACGCCTACGGCAAGGGATCGAGGCCTGAGCTCTCGCTCGACTTCATCGGGCAGGTGATCGCGCACGGCTTCCTCCCGGCGGCGACGATCGTGCTCGCCTCGCTCGGCGGCTGGATCCTCGGCATGCGCAACATGATGGTCACCGTCCTCGACGAGGACTACGTGACCGTCGCCCAGGCGAAGGGCCTGCCGACCCGCCGGGTGCTCGTCGACTACGCCGCACGCAACGCCATGCTGCCGCAGCTGTCGAGCTTCGCCCTGTCGCTCGGCTTCATCGTCGGCGGCACGATCGTCATGGAGATGGTCTTCTCCTACCCGGGCGTCGGCAAGCTCCTGCTCGACGCCACGACGGCGAAGGACTACCCGCTCATGCAGGGGCTCTTCCTCGTCATCACCCTCACCGTCCTCGTCGCGAACATCCTGGCCGACGTCGCCTACGCGGTGCTCGACCCCCGCACCCGCCAGATGGAGTCCTGA
- a CDS encoding ABC transporter permease, whose protein sequence is MPTTEALATAEAPKPTPAGRSVAARFASSFAMFRNGKSIAGLCILGFFVLVAVFGDLIAPYGPLEKDFTALRQAPSAAHLLGTTHMGEDVLSQLIYGTRGVLLVGFLAGIFATIIAVAIGVTAGYVSGFTSESLSALTNVFLVIPGLPLMIIVASQYDNPSLFLIAGVLALTGWAWGGRVLRAQTMSLRNRDFIQAAKANGESLFRIITVEMLPNLTAIIASSFVGTVTAAVLGLTTLAFIGVIPITNLNWGTILFWAQQNGAFPDFWWWYVPAGVCIALLGVALSLINFGIDEYVNPRLRSAGERARALRKRGIKPGASVTAVRTEPAGPSTITDTTHTERAGATER, encoded by the coding sequence ATCCCCACCACCGAGGCCCTCGCCACCGCTGAGGCGCCCAAACCGACGCCGGCCGGCCGCTCGGTCGCCGCACGGTTCGCGTCGTCGTTCGCGATGTTCCGGAACGGCAAGTCGATCGCGGGACTCTGCATCCTCGGCTTCTTCGTCCTCGTCGCGGTCTTCGGCGACCTCATCGCGCCGTACGGCCCACTGGAGAAGGACTTCACCGCGCTGCGCCAGGCTCCGTCCGCCGCGCACCTGCTCGGCACCACGCACATGGGCGAGGACGTCCTGAGCCAGCTGATCTACGGCACCCGCGGCGTGCTCCTCGTCGGCTTCCTCGCGGGCATCTTCGCGACGATCATCGCCGTCGCCATCGGCGTCACCGCCGGGTACGTCTCGGGGTTCACGAGCGAGTCGCTGTCCGCGCTGACGAACGTCTTCCTCGTCATCCCGGGTCTCCCGCTCATGATCATCGTGGCGTCCCAGTACGACAACCCGAGCCTGTTCCTCATCGCCGGTGTCCTGGCGCTCACCGGGTGGGCGTGGGGCGGGCGAGTGCTGCGCGCGCAGACGATGTCGCTCCGCAACCGCGATTTCATCCAGGCGGCGAAGGCGAACGGGGAGTCCCTCTTCCGGATCATCACCGTCGAGATGCTGCCGAACCTGACCGCCATCATCGCCTCGAGCTTCGTCGGCACGGTCACCGCGGCAGTGCTCGGGCTCACCACGCTCGCGTTCATCGGTGTCATCCCCATCACGAACCTCAACTGGGGCACCATCCTGTTCTGGGCGCAGCAGAACGGTGCGTTCCCCGACTTCTGGTGGTGGTACGTGCCCGCCGGTGTGTGCATCGCCCTGCTCGGTGTCGCATTGTCGCTCATCAACTTCGGGATCGACGAGTACGTGAACCCGAGGCTCCGCTCGGCTGGCGAGCGCGCCAGGGCCCTCCGCAAGCGCGGCATCAAGCCCGGGGCGAGCGTCACCGCCGTCCGCACCGAGCCGGCCGGCCCGTCCACGATCACCGACACGACCCACACCGAACGCGCTGGAGCGACCGAACGATGA